In Picosynechococcus sp. PCC 7002, the following are encoded in one genomic region:
- a CDS encoding fatty acid desaturase: MQSTVRSPGSRESLRQDLPFTLKDVKAAIPDYCFQPSVFRSLAYFFLDIGIIAGLYAIAAYLDSWFFYPIFWFAQGTMFWALFVVGHDCGHGSFSRSKFLNDLIGHLSHTPILVPFHGWRISHRTHHSNTGNIDTDESWYPIPESKYDQMGFAEKLVRFYAPLIAYPIYLFKRSPGRGPGSHFSPKSPLFKPAERNDIILSTAAIIAMVGFLGWFTVQFGLLAFVKFYFVPYVIFVIWLDLVTYLHHTEADIPWYRGDDWYYLKGALSTIDRDYGIFNEIHHNIGTHVAHHIFHTIPHYHLKDATEAIKPLLGDYYRVSHAPIWRSFFRSQKACHYIADQGSHLYYQPKK, translated from the coding sequence ATGCAAAGTACAGTCCGCTCCCCAGGGAGTCGCGAGTCTCTACGGCAAGATCTGCCCTTCACCCTCAAGGATGTGAAAGCAGCCATCCCAGACTACTGTTTTCAGCCTTCTGTCTTCCGTTCCCTCGCCTATTTTTTTCTTGATATTGGGATCATCGCTGGCCTCTATGCGATCGCCGCGTACCTAGATTCTTGGTTTTTCTATCCCATTTTCTGGTTTGCCCAGGGCACGATGTTCTGGGCTTTGTTCGTGGTGGGTCATGACTGCGGCCATGGATCTTTTTCCCGCTCTAAATTTCTGAATGACCTCATCGGACACCTCAGCCACACGCCGATTTTGGTGCCTTTCCATGGTTGGCGCATTTCCCACCGCACCCACCATTCCAATACGGGAAATATTGATACCGATGAGAGTTGGTACCCCATCCCTGAGTCGAAATATGACCAGATGGGCTTTGCCGAAAAGTTAGTCCGGTTCTATGCACCTCTGATTGCTTATCCAATTTATTTGTTTAAGCGATCGCCGGGTCGGGGGCCGGGGTCTCACTTTTCGCCGAAAAGTCCCCTGTTTAAGCCTGCTGAGCGAAACGATATCATCCTCAGCACCGCCGCGATTATCGCCATGGTTGGTTTCCTCGGTTGGTTTACGGTACAGTTTGGCCTCCTGGCTTTTGTGAAATTCTACTTTGTACCCTACGTTATCTTTGTTATTTGGCTTGATTTAGTCACCTATCTGCACCATACGGAAGCGGATATTCCTTGGTATCGGGGGGATGACTGGTATTACCTCAAGGGCGCCCTCTCTACCATTGACCGGGATTATGGCATTTTCAACGAAATTCACCATAATATTGGCACCCATGTCGCCCACCACATTTTCCATACTATTCCCCACTACCATCTCAAGGATGCCACCGAAGCGATTAAGCCCCTCCTCGGTGATTATTACCGTGTGAGCCATGCTCCCATTTGGCGGAGTTTCTTTAGATCCCAAAAGGCTTGTCACTACATCGCCGATCAGGGTTCTCACTTGTATTACCAGCCGAAAAAATAA
- a CDS encoding Tic20 family protein has translation MSTTTEPTDRLFGALPYLLPLVYALPFGLPFLMRFPILAVIYVPLQPLIRLYSFPFAGLIIFFILYAAVVRNSKISHFIRFNTLQAILIDIALVLFGILIRFFGFGGGSLLVETLSNVAFLGTLVACLYAMVQSILGKYAELPTISQAAYSQLPY, from the coding sequence ATGTCCACTACCACTGAACCCACAGATCGTTTATTTGGGGCCTTACCTTACCTATTACCCCTCGTCTACGCTTTGCCCTTCGGTCTGCCGTTTTTAATGCGCTTTCCGATCCTGGCGGTAATCTATGTGCCTTTACAACCCCTAATCCGCCTTTATTCATTTCCCTTTGCAGGGCTGATTATTTTCTTCATTCTCTATGCTGCGGTGGTACGCAACAGCAAAATTAGCCACTTCATTCGCTTCAATACCCTCCAGGCGATTTTGATTGACATTGCCCTGGTGTTGTTCGGGATTTTAATTCGCTTTTTTGGCTTTGGGGGCGGCAGTCTTCTCGTTGAAACCCTTTCAAATGTTGCCTTTCTCGGTACTTTAGTGGCTTGTCTCTATGCAATGGTGCAATCGATCCTCGGCAAATATGCGGAGTTGCCGACTATTTCCCAGGCTGCCTATTCCCAATTACCTTATTAA
- a CDS encoding ATP-dependent 6-phosphofructokinase, giving the protein MGNVKKIGVLTSGGDCSGLNAAIRAVTRCARHQYGWEVIGICRATLGLLQEPPETIVLTEDQVDTWLTMGGTMLGTTNKGNPFAFPMEDGSLKDRSQEIGEAYHRLGLDALVGIGGDGSLAILQKLAHLGGMNLVGIPKTIDNDVGITERSIGFETAVNIATEALDRLHFTAASHNRVMIVEVMGRDAGHIALNAGIAGGAHVILIPEIAYDLQTVCEFICDRQNSGNGHTLVVVSEAVCTTSGETLKHELQFGECRLGGIGQYMGDEVAKKTGAETRVTVLGHIQRGGIASPLDRLLASAFGVAAVDLIAQGKFDHMVTWQNGQVSSAPISEAIEINRVVDPEGTLVKTARGLGICLGDRPGEI; this is encoded by the coding sequence ATGGGAAACGTAAAAAAAATTGGTGTACTCACCAGTGGCGGCGACTGCTCCGGCTTGAATGCAGCGATTCGGGCTGTAACTCGCTGTGCCCGACATCAATACGGTTGGGAAGTGATTGGTATCTGTCGAGCGACCCTCGGCCTGCTCCAGGAGCCACCAGAAACCATTGTCCTCACCGAAGATCAAGTCGATACTTGGTTAACGATGGGGGGCACCATGTTAGGGACGACCAATAAAGGTAATCCCTTTGCTTTTCCCATGGAAGACGGTTCCCTAAAGGATCGATCTCAAGAAATTGGCGAAGCCTATCACCGCTTGGGGCTGGATGCACTGGTCGGGATTGGTGGCGATGGTAGCTTGGCGATTCTCCAGAAATTAGCCCACCTGGGGGGCATGAACCTCGTGGGCATCCCCAAAACCATTGACAATGATGTGGGCATTACGGAACGTTCCATTGGGTTTGAAACAGCGGTCAATATTGCCACAGAAGCTTTAGATCGACTGCATTTTACGGCGGCCAGTCACAACCGAGTGATGATTGTGGAAGTCATGGGGCGCGATGCTGGCCACATCGCCTTAAATGCGGGTATTGCTGGCGGTGCCCATGTGATCTTGATCCCAGAGATTGCCTACGACTTACAGACGGTGTGTGAGTTTATTTGCGATCGCCAAAATTCCGGTAATGGTCATACCCTTGTCGTTGTTTCAGAGGCGGTCTGTACCACCTCTGGGGAAACCCTCAAACATGAATTGCAATTTGGGGAATGTCGCCTGGGGGGCATCGGTCAATACATGGGCGATGAGGTGGCCAAAAAGACTGGCGCAGAAACGCGGGTAACGGTATTGGGCCACATCCAACGGGGGGGCATCGCCTCACCCCTAGACCGTTTGTTGGCCTCGGCCTTTGGGGTGGCGGCGGTGGATTTGATTGCCCAGGGCAAATTTGATCACATGGTGACTTGGCAAAATGGCCAGGTGTCTAGTGCGCCCATTAGTGAGGCCATTGAGATCAATCGGGTCGTTGATCCGGAGGGAACTTTGGTGAAAACCGCGCGGGGCTTAGGGATTTGTCTTGGCGATCGCCCAGGTGAAATTTAG
- a CDS encoding Npun_F5560 family protein, with amino-acid sequence MATTEPRQSQPLDVAQLQQELQLRDQLVQQLSQELFRLVKGNDDPAPELEAQHQEELQRLREQFQEVEQQVVFYQERLTQKDQEISQLRQSVKELGDRSRRLEQVVQELPQIYRQKFAERMATVRDKVEKLQRENRQLHADLQSVSYRLAVKNRRHSLSEIELPTFNPKGGSPIPTFSTL; translated from the coding sequence GTGGCAACAACCGAACCCCGTCAATCCCAACCCCTCGATGTCGCCCAACTCCAGCAGGAACTCCAACTGCGGGATCAACTGGTGCAGCAACTGTCCCAGGAGTTATTTCGTCTCGTCAAGGGCAATGATGACCCGGCCCCGGAGCTAGAAGCCCAGCACCAAGAAGAACTCCAGCGCCTCCGGGAGCAGTTCCAAGAGGTTGAACAGCAAGTCGTTTTTTATCAAGAGCGCTTGACCCAGAAAGATCAAGAAATTTCCCAATTGCGCCAATCTGTTAAAGAATTAGGCGATCGCAGTCGGCGGTTAGAACAGGTGGTTCAGGAACTACCGCAGATTTATCGGCAAAAATTTGCTGAGAGAATGGCAACAGTTCGCGATAAAGTAGAGAAGCTGCAAAGGGAGAATCGCCAACTCCACGCCGACTTACAAAGTGTGAGTTACCGCCTTGCAGTGAAAAATCGTCGTCATAGCCTGTCTGAGATTGAATTACCCACATTTAACCCCAAAGGTGGCAGCCCCATCCCGACGTTCAGCACCCTCTAA
- a CDS encoding ABC transporter ATP-binding protein → MQSASPSSDGMAVVKTWDLCKTYRTGFWLNKTGESLKSCSLEVLGGETFGLLGPNGAGKTTLLKILLGIIRPTAGNATLLGKPFGDRQTRQRIGYLPENAYFYDFLTAWEFLDFTAGLFQIPRGKRQKRIKLLLDTVGLAQEVAKKRQLRKYSKGMLQRVGMAQALINDPDLVFLDEPMSGLDPLGRYQVREIILSLKAQGKTIFFNSHILADVELICDRLAILSKGEIICQGTLDELLGAADRYQVVIEGGTEAALRSWVPDLARKDHHWIGHLEGDPQKFIASLSLMKARLLDLKLARVSLEDFFIRQIRDHDPQAHIEENLKAIA, encoded by the coding sequence ATGCAGTCCGCATCTCCTTCCTCCGATGGTATGGCAGTGGTCAAGACCTGGGACCTTTGCAAAACTTACCGTACCGGCTTTTGGCTCAACAAAACCGGTGAATCCCTGAAAAGTTGTTCCCTCGAAGTCTTGGGAGGAGAAACCTTTGGGCTACTGGGGCCGAACGGAGCGGGGAAAACCACCCTTTTGAAAATTCTGTTGGGGATTATCCGACCGACGGCGGGAAATGCGACGTTGTTAGGGAAACCGTTTGGCGATCGCCAGACCCGACAGCGCATTGGCTATCTCCCGGAAAATGCTTATTTCTATGACTTTTTGACGGCCTGGGAATTTCTAGATTTTACGGCGGGTTTATTTCAGATTCCGCGCGGCAAGCGACAAAAGCGGATTAAATTACTGCTGGATACGGTGGGACTGGCCCAGGAAGTGGCGAAAAAGCGGCAACTCCGCAAATATTCCAAGGGGATGCTCCAGCGGGTAGGGATGGCCCAGGCGTTAATCAATGATCCTGATTTAGTCTTCCTCGATGAGCCGATGTCGGGCCTCGATCCCCTCGGACGCTACCAAGTGCGAGAAATTATTTTGTCCCTAAAGGCCCAGGGGAAAACGATTTTCTTTAATTCGCATATTTTGGCGGATGTGGAATTGATTTGCGATCGCCTGGCGATTTTGTCGAAAGGAGAAATTATTTGCCAAGGTACTTTAGATGAGCTTTTGGGGGCAGCAGATCGCTACCAAGTTGTCATCGAAGGGGGTACCGAGGCAGCGTTACGGTCTTGGGTGCCGGATTTAGCCCGCAAGGATCACCATTGGATCGGTCATTTGGAAGGGGATCCCCAAAAGTTTATCGCTTCCCTAAGCTTAATGAAGGCGCGATTATTAGATTTGAAATTGGCGCGGGTTTCCCTAGAGGATTTCTTTATTCGCCAAATTCGTGACCATGATCCCCAGGCGCACATCGAGGAAAATCTCAAGGCGATCGCCTAA
- a CDS encoding phosphoglucomutase/phosphomannomutase family protein, which produces MSIASNPPIKFGTDGWRGIIADDFTFANVCKVTRAIASYLETAYGKDRPVLVAYDTRFFADEFAQTAAEVLADLGWTVQVVERDCPTPVIAYNAKFLNSAGALMFTASHNPAPYCGIKYIPDYAGPATPEITDTIVANIASASAEMPTGKNGDKISRFDPKPAYLKFIYTLLDVDKIRSAGLKVKYDALYSTSRGYLDEVLAHCGCETESFNTSRDVLFGGGMPEPKGSQLVGLVDAVKADQADLGLATDGDSDRFGVVDELGNVLTPNTILLLLARHLLKNKGQKGAIVRTVATTHLLDNLAAKYGLEIFETAVGFKYIGEKMRETAVLIGGEESGGLSVLGHIPEKDGILADMLVAEAIAYEGKPLSQLVKEALEDANGPLFNKRLDLHLEEPHKKAVLDFYKATPPETVAGLAVKEVGLKDGVKLYLEHGSWVLLRPSGTEPLMRVYMETDSAALEAKIASEMEAAIAKLDPAK; this is translated from the coding sequence ATGAGTATTGCAAGCAATCCCCCGATTAAGTTTGGCACTGACGGTTGGCGTGGCATTATCGCCGATGATTTTACCTTCGCTAATGTTTGTAAAGTGACCCGGGCGATCGCCAGCTACCTAGAGACGGCCTATGGGAAGGATCGTCCGGTGCTGGTGGCCTATGACACCCGTTTTTTTGCAGACGAATTTGCCCAGACTGCGGCGGAAGTGCTCGCGGATCTCGGTTGGACGGTGCAGGTGGTAGAGCGGGATTGCCCGACCCCGGTGATTGCCTACAATGCGAAGTTTCTTAACTCTGCCGGCGCGTTGATGTTTACGGCCAGCCACAATCCGGCCCCCTACTGTGGGATCAAATATATTCCCGATTACGCCGGGCCAGCGACCCCAGAAATCACCGACACGATTGTGGCGAATATTGCCAGTGCTTCGGCGGAGATGCCCACGGGCAAAAATGGCGACAAGATTTCTCGGTTCGACCCGAAACCTGCCTATTTAAAATTTATCTACACCCTCCTGGATGTGGACAAGATTCGTTCAGCGGGCCTGAAAGTTAAATACGATGCGCTGTATTCCACGTCGCGCGGTTACTTAGATGAAGTGCTCGCCCACTGCGGCTGTGAAACGGAATCATTTAATACCAGCCGTGATGTTTTGTTTGGCGGTGGGATGCCAGAACCAAAAGGCTCTCAGTTGGTGGGCCTCGTGGATGCGGTAAAAGCGGATCAAGCGGATCTAGGCTTGGCGACCGATGGTGACAGCGATCGCTTTGGGGTTGTGGATGAATTGGGAAATGTTTTAACGCCCAACACAATTCTGCTCTTGCTTGCGCGGCACCTGCTGAAAAACAAAGGTCAAAAAGGGGCGATCGTCCGCACGGTGGCCACAACCCATTTGCTCGACAATTTGGCCGCAAAATATGGCTTAGAAATTTTTGAAACAGCAGTCGGCTTCAAGTATATCGGCGAAAAAATGCGCGAAACTGCTGTCCTCATTGGCGGTGAAGAATCCGGTGGTTTGAGTGTGCTCGGTCATATCCCGGAAAAAGATGGCATTTTGGCGGATATGCTCGTGGCCGAGGCGATCGCCTACGAAGGCAAACCCCTTTCCCAATTGGTGAAAGAAGCCCTCGAAGATGCCAATGGTCCCCTCTTTAACAAGCGTTTGGATTTACACCTCGAAGAACCCCACAAAAAGGCTGTCTTGGACTTCTACAAGGCGACGCCCCCGGAAACCGTGGCTGGTTTAGCGGTCAAAGAAGTGGGCTTAAAAGATGGCGTGAAACTGTACCTCGAACATGGCAGTTGGGTGCTCCTGCGTCCTTCTGGTACAGAGCCGTTGATGCGGGTTTATATGGAAACGGATTCTGCGGCCCTTGAAGCGAAAATTGCCTCAGAAATGGAAGCGGCGATCGCCAAACTTGATCCCGCGAAATAA
- the dut gene encoding dUTP diphosphatase — protein MHLRLLKLHPNAIIPKYQHEGDSGVDLHAIEPVAIAPHKTALIKTGLAAEIPIGTELQIRPRSGLALKQSVTVLNSPGTIDANYRGEIGVILINHSDTVFEVKAGMRIAQMVMVPVMHLDITVVDKVSDTSRGTGGFGSTGT, from the coding sequence ATGCACCTCCGTCTCCTCAAACTCCACCCCAACGCGATTATTCCCAAATACCAACATGAAGGAGATTCTGGCGTTGATCTCCATGCCATTGAACCCGTGGCGATCGCCCCCCACAAAACCGCCTTGATCAAAACGGGCCTCGCGGCGGAAATTCCCATTGGCACCGAACTTCAAATTCGTCCCCGCAGTGGTTTGGCCCTCAAACAAAGCGTCACCGTTCTCAATAGCCCTGGCACCATCGACGCCAACTATCGCGGCGAAATCGGCGTGATTTTAATCAACCATAGCGATACAGTTTTTGAGGTCAAAGCCGGGATGCGCATTGCCCAAATGGTGATGGTTCCCGTGATGCATTTGGATATTACGGTGGTTGACAAAGTCAGCGACACAAGCCGAGGTACGGGCGGGTTCGGCTCTACGGGCACTTAA
- a CDS encoding COP23 domain-containing protein codes for MAKLMMLEPYQLLLGGVVAIAFLTVGLTVGVSNALGRNILKPRQFTCQPVIEPQTGDLMWTVFHQGQGQPQPWLQMVPGMEGDVSPKSRCEQVAQRLDSLVPQQLRALTYQPNPATPEREAICALTQTKGGPCTTLLILKPETDPTQFFADLTLPLRRWGEGMQLETANQVPLDLQPLLEPASP; via the coding sequence ATGGCGAAGTTGATGATGTTAGAGCCTTATCAACTATTGTTGGGCGGCGTAGTGGCGATCGCCTTTCTCACGGTGGGCCTGACGGTGGGGGTCAGCAATGCCCTGGGGCGCAATATTCTTAAACCCCGGCAGTTTACCTGTCAGCCCGTCATAGAACCCCAAACAGGAGACTTGATGTGGACGGTCTTTCATCAGGGCCAAGGGCAACCGCAACCTTGGCTGCAAATGGTGCCGGGCATGGAAGGGGATGTGTCCCCCAAAAGTCGTTGTGAGCAGGTCGCCCAGCGCCTAGATTCCCTAGTGCCACAGCAACTCCGCGCCCTCACCTATCAGCCCAACCCAGCCACCCCAGAACGGGAAGCAATTTGTGCTCTGACTCAAACGAAAGGCGGCCCTTGTACGACGCTCCTAATTTTGAAGCCAGAGACAGACCCAACGCAGTTTTTTGCGGATCTGACCCTGCCCCTACGCCGATGGGGAGAGGGGATGCAATTAGAAACCGCAAACCAGGTTCCCCTCGATCTGCAGCCTTTGCTGGAGCCAGCTTCTCCCTAG
- a CDS encoding transglycosylase SLT domain-containing protein: MKRVRVKYSSPVFWLGLGLTGILGIGAIANRNALLPLFPGSGQVESPAAVDSEVLALVDLAPAERRDRLEVIANSSNNDLDRNRARYLLGMDYLVAEDGAAALAAFENLEQDYPVLTPHILIKRGRAYELVNNPEQAQVIWFDVVQNYPEDAAAAEALFRLSAYDPKYADQAIAEYPAHPRTQSLIQQRLAENPQQRDLLELRLKYDADAPDIAQVRQSLMENFADQLSPEIWQAIADSFWDQWQYADAAQAYPNAPRTPQNLYRLARSLQVSDQPDQARPAYQTLIQTFPDAPETGLGLRRLASLVNDTEALTYLDQAAQKFPEEAPSALFAKADLLEKLGSNRSASQTREQALNTHKDQSATTEYRWQQAERYAQEGNYTQAIEWAKAIATLTPDHTLAAESIFWTGKWHQQLGETQAAKQAFQQTLKDYPESYYAWRSAVQLGWDVGDFDSIRSLQPELMIPETRPVPPAGSETFQELYRLGQDFDAWNTLQLELASKAKLTVPEAFTQGLLKLAQGRYLQGINSIWGLSQRDEPGDRQAWLALRDNETYWHALFPFPYSEPIQRWAAENDLNPLLVVSLMRQESRFERNIESPVGAKGLMQVMPSTAEWIAQQTTGNTYALDEPEDNIKLGTWYLRYTHQEYDDNSMLAIASYNAGPGNVAQWLQRYGLDDPDTFIEQIPFNETKNYVESVFANYWNYERLYNPELSRKLQAL; the protein is encoded by the coding sequence ATGAAACGGGTTCGGGTCAAGTACAGTTCACCAGTCTTTTGGCTGGGTCTTGGTTTAACCGGCATTTTGGGCATTGGGGCGATCGCCAACCGCAATGCTTTACTTCCCTTGTTTCCAGGCAGTGGTCAGGTGGAATCTCCAGCAGCGGTAGATTCTGAAGTGTTAGCCCTGGTGGATCTCGCCCCGGCAGAGCGGCGCGATCGCCTCGAAGTGATCGCCAACAGCAGCAACAATGACCTCGACCGAAACCGCGCCCGTTACCTGTTGGGGATGGACTACTTGGTTGCGGAAGATGGGGCAGCGGCCCTAGCCGCCTTCGAGAACCTAGAACAGGACTATCCGGTGTTAACGCCTCATATTTTGATTAAACGGGGCCGCGCCTACGAATTGGTCAATAATCCCGAACAGGCCCAGGTGATTTGGTTTGATGTGGTGCAAAATTATCCAGAGGATGCTGCCGCTGCCGAAGCGCTGTTTCGCCTCAGTGCCTACGACCCGAAATATGCCGACCAGGCGATCGCCGAATATCCCGCCCATCCGCGCACCCAAAGCTTGATCCAACAACGCCTTGCAGAAAATCCCCAGCAACGGGATCTGTTGGAGCTACGCCTCAAATATGATGCCGATGCCCCGGACATCGCCCAGGTACGCCAAAGCCTCATGGAGAATTTCGCTGACCAACTGTCTCCTGAAATCTGGCAGGCGATCGCCGATAGCTTTTGGGATCAATGGCAATATGCCGACGCCGCTCAAGCCTATCCCAATGCACCCCGCACCCCACAAAATCTCTATCGCCTGGCCCGTAGTTTACAGGTGAGCGATCAACCTGACCAGGCGCGCCCAGCTTACCAAACATTGATCCAAACCTTCCCCGATGCCCCGGAAACGGGCCTTGGCTTACGTCGCCTCGCGAGTTTAGTCAACGACACTGAAGCCCTTACTTATCTAGACCAAGCCGCCCAAAAATTTCCCGAAGAAGCCCCCAGCGCCCTTTTTGCCAAGGCCGATCTTCTAGAAAAACTTGGCAGCAATCGTTCCGCCAGCCAGACCCGTGAACAAGCCCTCAACACCCACAAAGACCAGAGTGCAACGACAGAATACCGCTGGCAACAAGCTGAACGCTATGCCCAGGAAGGAAACTACACCCAAGCCATTGAATGGGCCAAGGCGATCGCCACCCTCACCCCTGACCATACCCTTGCCGCCGAATCAATCTTTTGGACGGGAAAATGGCACCAACAACTCGGTGAAACCCAAGCGGCAAAACAAGCCTTTCAGCAGACCCTCAAGGATTATCCCGAATCCTATTACGCTTGGCGATCGGCGGTGCAACTCGGTTGGGATGTGGGGGATTTTGACTCCATACGCAGCCTCCAACCGGAATTAATGATCCCAGAAACTCGCCCTGTGCCCCCGGCGGGTTCAGAAACATTTCAGGAGCTTTATCGCCTTGGCCAGGATTTTGACGCCTGGAATACCCTCCAGCTAGAGCTTGCCAGCAAAGCAAAACTCACTGTCCCCGAAGCCTTTACCCAAGGTCTGTTAAAACTGGCCCAAGGCCGCTACCTCCAGGGGATCAACAGCATTTGGGGCCTCAGTCAACGGGATGAGCCGGGCGATCGCCAAGCTTGGCTAGCACTCCGAGACAACGAAACCTATTGGCACGCCCTTTTCCCCTTCCCCTACTCCGAGCCGATTCAGCGCTGGGCCGCCGAAAATGACCTGAATCCTCTGCTGGTCGTTTCTTTGATGCGCCAAGAATCCCGCTTTGAAAGAAATATTGAATCCCCCGTCGGAGCAAAGGGATTGATGCAGGTGATGCCCAGCACCGCCGAATGGATCGCCCAACAGACAACCGGGAATACCTACGCCCTCGATGAACCAGAGGACAACATTAAGCTCGGCACTTGGTATCTGCGCTACACCCACCAGGAATATGACGACAATTCTATGTTGGCGATCGCCAGTTACAATGCTGGCCCCGGCAACGTTGCCCAATGGCTACAACGTTACGGCCTCGATGACCCCGATACCTTTATTGAACAAATTCCGTTTAACGAGACAAAAAATTACGTCGAATCCGTCTTTGCAAACTACTGGAACTACGAACGCCTTTACAATCCTGAGCTTAGTCGCAAGCTCCAAGCTCTCTAA
- a CDS encoding energy-coupling factor ABC transporter ATP-binding protein, with protein sequence MSSSAIAVENLNFSWQPDKKILSHCNLAVPQGEFWMLLGTNGSGKSTLLRILAGLLTADSGTVELIQPVGFVFQNPDHQLVMPTVGADVAFGLVSERLPTPTIQQRVAEALGAVGLGNLARRPIYALSGGQKQRVAIAGAIARHCEVLLLDEPTALLDGDTQLDLVKQVQHLVKSRGMTALWVTHRLDELDFCDGAFLLENGRVVDQGDPQTLKHRLQTTTV encoded by the coding sequence ATGTCTAGTTCTGCCATTGCCGTCGAAAACCTAAATTTCAGTTGGCAACCGGACAAAAAAATCCTCAGTCACTGCAATCTAGCCGTCCCCCAGGGAGAATTTTGGATGCTCTTGGGCACCAATGGCAGTGGCAAATCGACTCTGTTACGGATTCTGGCGGGACTCCTAACGGCCGATTCGGGTACCGTTGAATTGATCCAACCCGTCGGCTTTGTCTTTCAAAACCCAGATCACCAGTTGGTCATGCCTACCGTGGGCGCAGATGTCGCCTTTGGCCTGGTTTCTGAACGCTTACCAACCCCCACCATCCAACAGCGGGTGGCCGAAGCCTTGGGAGCAGTGGGTTTAGGTAATTTGGCCCGTCGGCCGATCTATGCCCTCAGTGGTGGCCAAAAACAACGGGTCGCCATTGCCGGGGCGATCGCCAGACATTGTGAAGTGCTGCTCCTCGATGAACCCACGGCCCTCTTGGATGGTGATACCCAACTCGATCTCGTCAAACAAGTGCAACATCTGGTTAAAAGTCGGGGGATGACGGCCCTCTGGGTGACCCATCGCCTCGATGAATTAGACTTTTGTGATGGGGCCTTCCTCTTGGAAAATGGCCGAGTCGTTGACCAAGGCGATCCTCAAACCCTTAAACATCGTCTACAAACCACCACCGTCTAG
- the psbA gene encoding photosystem II q(b) protein, with amino-acid sequence MTTTLQQRGSASLWEKFCQWITSTENRIYVGWFGVLMIPTLLTATTCFIIAFIAAPPVDIDGIREPVAGSLLYGNNIISGAVVPSSNAIGLHFYPIWEAASLDEWLYNGGPYQLVIFHFLIGVFCYMGREWELSYRLGMRPWICVAFSAPVAAATAVFLIYPIGQGSFSDGMPLGISGTFNFMIVFQAEHNILMHPFHMLGVAGVFGGSLFSAMHGSLVTSSLVRETTETESQNYGYKFGQEEETYNIVAAHGYFGRLIFQYASFNNSRSLHFFLGAWPVVGIWFTALGVSTMAFNLNGFNFNQSILDSQGRVINTWADILNRANLGFEVMHERNAHNFPLDLAAGEQAPVALQAPAING; translated from the coding sequence ATGACTACTACACTACAACAGCGCGGCAGCGCCTCCTTGTGGGAGAAGTTCTGTCAGTGGATCACCAGCACCGAGAACCGCATCTATGTCGGTTGGTTCGGCGTCCTGATGATCCCCACCCTTCTCACTGCCACCACCTGCTTCATCATTGCGTTCATCGCTGCTCCTCCCGTTGACATCGACGGTATCCGTGAGCCTGTAGCAGGTTCTCTTCTCTATGGAAACAACATCATCTCTGGTGCAGTTGTTCCTTCTTCTAACGCAATTGGTCTCCACTTCTACCCCATCTGGGAAGCAGCTTCCCTCGATGAGTGGTTGTACAACGGTGGCCCTTACCAGTTGGTAATTTTCCACTTCCTCATTGGCGTATTCTGCTACATGGGTCGTGAGTGGGAACTATCTTACCGCCTCGGTATGCGTCCCTGGATCTGTGTTGCATTCTCTGCTCCCGTAGCAGCAGCAACTGCAGTATTCCTCATCTACCCCATCGGTCAAGGTTCCTTCTCTGATGGTATGCCTTTGGGTATCTCTGGTACGTTCAACTTCATGATCGTATTCCAGGCAGAGCACAACATCCTGATGCACCCCTTCCACATGCTCGGTGTGGCTGGTGTATTCGGCGGTTCTTTGTTCTCCGCAATGCACGGTTCTCTCGTAACCTCTTCTTTGGTACGTGAGACCACTGAAACCGAATCTCAGAACTACGGTTACAAGTTCGGTCAAGAGGAAGAAACTTACAACATCGTTGCAGCCCACGGCTACTTCGGTCGTTTGATCTTCCAATATGCATCTTTCAACAACAGCCGTTCCTTGCACTTCTTCTTGGGTGCATGGCCTGTAGTCGGTATCTGGTTCACTGCTCTTGGTGTATCTACCATGGCATTCAACCTGAACGGTTTCAACTTCAACCAGTCCATCCTTGACTCTCAAGGTCGTGTAATCAACACCTGGGCGGACATTCTGAACCGTGCGAACCTCGGTTTTGAAGTAATGCACGAGCGTAACGCTCACAACTTCCCCTTAGACTTAGCAGCTGGCGAGCAAGCACCTGTAGCTCTGCAAGCACCTGCAATCAACGGTTAA